A section of the Pseudomonas sp. FP453 genome encodes:
- a CDS encoding efflux RND transporter permease subunit, with amino-acid sequence MNLSGPFIRRPVATMLLSLAIMLLGGVSFNLLPVSPLPQIDFPVIVVSASLPGASPEVMASTVATPLERSFGAIAGITTMSSNSSQGSTRVILAFDSDRDINGAAREVQAAINASRNLLPSGMRSMPTYKKINPSQAPIMVLSLTSDVLQKGQLYDLASTILSQSLSQVPGVGEVQIGGSSLPAVRIELEPKALDQYGVALDDVRNTIANANQRRPKGSLEDSERNWQIQANDQLEKAKDYEPLLIRYQNGAALRLGDVAKISDGVEDRYNSGFFNNEPAVLLVINRQSGANIIETVRQIKAQLPALQAVLPSSVKLNLAMDRSPVITATLHEAEMTLLIAVALVILVVYLFLGNFRASLIPTLAVPVSLVGTFAVMYLFGFSLNNFSLMALILATGLVVDDAIVVLENISRHIDDGVPPMKAAYLGAQEVGFTLLSMNVSLVAVFLSILFMGGIVTNLFREFSITLSAAIIVSLIVSLTLTPMLCARWLKPHVKGQMTGLQRWSQKVNDRMVAGYATSLDWVLRHRRLTLLSLLITVGVNIALYVVVPKTFMPQQDTGQLIGFVRGDDGLSFNVMQPKMETFRIAVLKDPAVQSVAGFIGGNNGTNNAVMLVRLKPISERKVSAQAVIERLRKNVPLVPGGRLFLMADQDLQFGGSRDQSSAQYSYILQSGDLAALRLWYPKVVSALRELPELTAIDAREGRGAAQVTLIVDRDQAKRLGIDMAMVTAVLNNAYSQRQISTIYDSLNQYQVVMEVNPKYAQDPITLNQMQVITSTGARVPLSTIAHYENSLADDRVSHEGQFASENIAFDMAPGVTVEQGTAAIERAIAKVGLPEDVIAKMAGTADAFAATQKGQPFMILGALVAVYLVLGILYESYIHPLTILSTLPSAGVGALLSIYLLGGEFSLISLLGLFLLIGVVKKNAILMIDLALQLERHDGMSPLESIRSACLLRLRPILMTTLAAILGALPLLLGTAEGAEMRQPLGLTIIGGLVFSQILTLYTTPVVYLYLDRARHRFNAWRGVRTDAALDTAL; translated from the coding sequence ATGAACCTGTCCGGACCTTTCATCCGCCGGCCGGTAGCCACCATGCTGCTGAGCCTGGCGATCATGTTGCTGGGCGGTGTGAGCTTCAACCTGCTGCCGGTATCACCGTTGCCGCAGATCGACTTTCCGGTGATCGTGGTCTCGGCGAGCTTGCCCGGCGCCAGCCCCGAGGTGATGGCGTCTACGGTGGCGACGCCGCTGGAGCGCTCGTTCGGCGCGATTGCCGGCATCACCACCATGAGCAGCAATTCCAGCCAGGGTTCGACGCGGGTGATCCTCGCGTTCGACTCCGACCGCGATATCAACGGCGCCGCGCGGGAAGTGCAGGCGGCCATCAATGCCTCGCGCAACCTGCTGCCCAGCGGTATGCGCAGCATGCCGACCTACAAGAAGATCAACCCGTCCCAGGCGCCGATCATGGTGCTGTCGCTGACCTCGGACGTGCTGCAGAAGGGCCAGCTGTACGACCTGGCCTCGACGATCCTCTCGCAAAGCCTGTCCCAGGTGCCCGGCGTGGGGGAAGTGCAGATCGGCGGCAGCTCGCTGCCAGCCGTGCGCATCGAACTCGAACCCAAGGCCCTCGACCAGTACGGCGTGGCTCTCGACGATGTGCGCAACACCATCGCCAATGCCAACCAGCGCCGGCCCAAGGGCTCCCTGGAAGACAGTGAGCGCAACTGGCAGATCCAGGCCAATGACCAGCTGGAAAAAGCCAAGGACTACGAACCGTTGCTGATCCGCTACCAGAACGGCGCGGCCCTGCGCCTGGGCGATGTGGCAAAGATCAGCGACGGCGTGGAGGACCGCTACAACAGTGGTTTCTTCAACAACGAACCGGCCGTGCTGCTGGTGATCAACCGCCAGTCCGGCGCCAACATCATCGAGACCGTCCGCCAGATCAAGGCCCAGCTGCCGGCGTTGCAGGCGGTGCTGCCGTCCAGCGTCAAGCTCAACCTGGCCATGGACCGCTCGCCCGTTATCACCGCGACCCTGCATGAAGCCGAGATGACCTTGCTGATTGCCGTCGCCCTGGTGATCCTGGTGGTGTACCTGTTCCTCGGCAATTTCCGCGCGTCGCTGATTCCGACGCTGGCGGTGCCGGTGTCGCTGGTGGGCACCTTTGCGGTGATGTACCTGTTCGGGTTCTCGCTGAACAACTTCTCGCTGATGGCGTTGATCCTCGCCACCGGCCTGGTGGTGGACGATGCCATCGTTGTGCTGGAGAACATTTCCCGGCATATCGACGACGGCGTGCCACCGATGAAAGCGGCGTACCTGGGGGCCCAGGAAGTCGGCTTCACCTTGCTGTCGATGAACGTGTCGCTGGTGGCGGTGTTCCTGTCCATCCTGTTTATGGGCGGGATCGTCACCAACCTGTTCCGTGAGTTTTCCATCACCTTGTCGGCGGCGATCATCGTCTCGCTGATCGTCTCGCTGACCCTGACCCCGATGCTCTGCGCCCGTTGGCTCAAGCCCCATGTCAAAGGCCAGATGACCGGCTTGCAGCGCTGGAGCCAGAAGGTCAACGACCGCATGGTCGCCGGCTACGCCACCAGCCTCGACTGGGTGCTGCGTCACCGGCGCCTGACCCTGCTCAGCCTGTTGATCACCGTGGGCGTGAATATCGCGCTGTACGTGGTGGTGCCCAAGACGTTCATGCCGCAGCAGGACACCGGCCAGCTGATCGGCTTTGTACGCGGCGATGACGGCCTGTCGTTCAACGTGATGCAACCGAAGATGGAGACCTTCCGCATCGCTGTGCTCAAGGACCCGGCGGTGCAGAGCGTGGCCGGCTTTATCGGTGGCAACAACGGCACCAACAACGCGGTGATGCTGGTGCGCCTCAAGCCCATCAGCGAGCGCAAGGTCTCGGCCCAGGCGGTGATCGAGCGCTTGCGCAAGAACGTCCCATTGGTGCCGGGCGGGCGCTTGTTCCTGATGGCCGACCAGGACCTGCAATTTGGTGGCAGTCGCGACCAGAGCAGCGCGCAGTATTCCTACATCCTGCAAAGCGGTGACCTGGCCGCGTTGCGCCTGTGGTACCCGAAAGTGGTCAGCGCCTTGCGCGAGCTGCCGGAACTGACCGCCATCGACGCCCGCGAAGGTCGCGGTGCGGCGCAGGTCACGCTGATTGTCGACCGCGACCAGGCCAAGCGCCTGGGCATCGACATGGCGATGGTCACGGCGGTGCTCAATAACGCCTACAGCCAGCGGCAGATTTCCACCATCTATGACAGCCTCAACCAGTATCAGGTGGTGATGGAGGTCAATCCGAAATACGCCCAGGACCCGATCACCCTGAACCAGATGCAGGTGATCACCTCCACTGGCGCGCGGGTGCCGTTGTCGACCATCGCCCATTACGAAAACAGCCTGGCGGACGACCGCGTCAGCCACGAAGGCCAGTTCGCCTCGGAGAACATTGCCTTCGACATGGCGCCCGGGGTCACGGTGGAGCAGGGCACCGCCGCCATCGAACGGGCGATTGCCAAGGTCGGCTTGCCGGAAGACGTGATCGCGAAGATGGCCGGCACCGCCGACGCCTTCGCCGCGACGCAGAAGGGCCAGCCGTTCATGATCCTGGGTGCGTTGGTGGCGGTGTACCTGGTGCTGGGCATCTTGTATGAAAGCTACATTCACCCGTTGACCATCCTCTCGACCCTGCCGTCGGCGGGTGTTGGCGCGTTGCTGTCGATCTACCTGCTGGGCGGCGAGTTCAGCCTGATCTCCCTGCTGGGCTTGTTCCTGCTGATTGGCGTGGTGAAGAAAAACGCGATCCTGATGATCGACCTCGCCCTGCAATTGGAGCGGCATGACGGCATGAGCCCGCTGGAGTCGATCCGCAGCGCCTGCCTGCTGCGCCTGCGGCCGATCCTGATGACCACCCTGGCAGCAATCCTCGGCGCGCTGCCGCTGTTGCTCGGCACCGCCGAAGGCGCGGAAATGCGCCAGCCCCTGGGCCTGACCATTATCGGCGGCCTGGTGTTCAGCCAGATCCTGACCCTTTACACCACCCCGGTGGTCTACCTCTATCTCGACCGCGCGCGCCATCGCTTCAACGCCTGGCGTGGCGTGCGTACCGATGCTGCCCTGGACACTGCGCTATGA